The Bombus fervidus isolate BK054 chromosome 1, iyBomFerv1, whole genome shotgun sequence genome includes a window with the following:
- the LOC141445801 gene encoding uncharacterized protein, with protein sequence MQNSFGRTESFQQSTRSFQRTENIKLEDCYLCALRVMSVACNVAVLYVIYHLYCDIYYEMDLELEIACGELSDMHFCYSAAGCNGTRVQCLYDAKYPNRTIPSTKIFCKIVQRSQNTATLKPVKSGRGIQHNDLDLEDRVLYSRKFQ encoded by the exons ATGCAGAACAGTTTTGGAAGAACAGAATCATTTCAACAATCGACAAGAAGCTTTCAGAGAACTGAAAATATTAAGTTAGAAGACTGTTACTTGTGTGCATTGCGCGTAATGAGTGTTGCATGCAATGTAGCAGTACTATACgtcatttatcatttatattgcgatatttattatgaaatggATTTGGAATTGGAAATTGCATGTGGAGAACTCTCGGACATGCACTTTTGTTACAGTGCAGCAGGCTGCAATGGCACGAGAGTGCAATGTTTATACGACGCAAAATATCCCAATAGGACTATACCTagcacaaaaatattttgcaaaatagtACAACGATCGCAGAATACAGCTACATTAAAACCCGTGAAATCTGGCAGGGGAATTCAGCACAATGATCTGGATCTGGAAGATAGGGTACTGTATTCAAGAAAATTTCAG tAG
- the LOC139987484 gene encoding coiled-coil domain-containing protein 43, translating to MAVATNSFDTWLSKKLQALNTDEGVFGSYIKGILEGDETEDEKTEALEVILAGITDDNISKLVTEILKAWAECLPVEEVSAPKVPVEDVDVRLARMLESQSLPTTTQRSYTEEERRIREAILAQYSQMSEEENSEGDGEDEGASGGDCGIEKNTNTAAIIQQEREKREKAKLESQRKKEKDKEDREKQKQLREEKKEKRKTQKGERRR from the exons ATGGCGGTCGCAAcgaattctttcgatacttGGCTCAGCAAAAAGTTACAAGCTCTAAATACTGATGAAGGTGTATTTGGATCATATATCAAAGGAATTTTAGAAGGTGATGAGACGGAGGATGAGAAGACCGAAGCCCTTGAAGTCATACTCGCGGGCATAACG GATGATAACATTAGCAAACTTGTGACTGAAATCTTAAAAGCTTGGGCTGAGTGTCTACCTGTTGAAGAAGTTAGTGCTCCAAAAGTACCAGTAGAAGATGTGGATGTCAGATTAGCAAGAATGTTGGAATCTCAGTCTCTTCCAACTACGACACAGAGAAGTTACACAGAAGAGGAGAGGAGAATAAGAGAAGCTATTCTTGCGCAGTACAGTCAAATGTCAGAAGAAGAGAACAGCGAAGGAGATGGAGAAGATGAAGGTGCAAGTGGTGGAGACTGTGGAATCGAAAAGAATACAAATACAGCTGCTATAATACAAcaggagagagaaaagagggaaaaagcTAAGTTGGAGAgtcagagaaagaaagagaaagacaaagaagatCG agagaaacagaaacagttaagggaagagaagaaggagaaacgaAAAACACAAAAAGGAGAACGGAGAAGGTAG